The following proteins are encoded in a genomic region of Arachis ipaensis cultivar K30076 chromosome B02, Araip1.1, whole genome shotgun sequence:
- the LOC107625139 gene encoding tetraspanin-20 isoform X1, whose translation MRFNCCHVSLAFVLKFLNFLQAFIGVSILMYSIWMLNQWNHQEIPQPPFPHSPHIALHGSLGFDLNSINLPAPWFIYAFMGVGVLVCCVTFLGCIAAELINGCCLCFYTLLVTVILLLEAVLVGFIAIDHRWEEHLPIDPTGQLDSLKSFIKENMDICEWVGIAVLVIQASSLLMALVLRASVSSRSDDSAYEDEYDARVPLVSPKSSQASGSSKFDNRANHSDIWSSRMREKYGLNNSEKISYQQP comes from the exons ATGCGCTTCAATTGCTGCCACGTGTCGCTGGCGTTCGTTCTGAAGTTCTTGAATTTCCTTCAAGCTTTCATTGGGGTTTCGATTCTGATGTACTCAATATGGATGCTGAATCAATGGAATCATCAAGAAATTCCGCAACCACCGTTCCCTCATTCTCCTCATATCGCTCTTCATGGTTCTCTTGGCTTCGATCTCAATTCTATTAACCTCCCTGCTCCATG GTTCATCTATGCCTTTATGGGAGTGGGAGTATTGGTGTGCTGTGTTACCTTCTTGGGTTGCATTGCAGCTGAATTGATTAATGGTTGCTGCTTATGTTTT TACACGCTACTTGTCACAGTAATTCTTCTACTAGAAGCTGTTTTGGTGGGATTCATTGCCATTGATCATCGATGGGAAGAG CATCTTCCCATTGATCCTACTGGCCAACTTGACAGCCTTAAATCTTTCATCAAGGAGAACATGGATATATGTGAATGGGTTGGAATTGCTGTGCTTGTGATTCAG GCCTCATCTCTATTAATGGCATTAGTTTTGCGAGCCTCAGTTTCTTCTAGGAGTGATGATTCAGCTTATGAGGACGAATATGATGCTAGGGTTCCTCTGGTAAGTCCTAAATCTAGCCAAGCATCTGGTTCAAGCAAATTTGATAACCGAGCTAATCACTCCGACATTTGGAGCTCACGGATGAGAGAGAAG TATGGTTTGAACAATAGTGAAAAGATCAGTTACCAACAACCATGA
- the LOC107625139 gene encoding tetraspanin-20 isoform X2 has product MRFNCCHVSLAFVLKFLNFLQAFIGVSILMYSIWMLNQWNHQEIPQPPFPHSPHIALHGSLGFDLNSINLPAPWFIYAFMGVGVLVCCVTFLGCIAAELINGCCLCFYTLLVTVILLLEAVLVGFIAIDHRWEEHLPIDPTGQLDSLKSFIKENMDICEWVGIAVLVIQASSLLMALVLRASVSSRSDDSAYEDEYDARVPLVSPKSSQASGSSKFDNRANHSDIWSSRMREKVQGDY; this is encoded by the exons ATGCGCTTCAATTGCTGCCACGTGTCGCTGGCGTTCGTTCTGAAGTTCTTGAATTTCCTTCAAGCTTTCATTGGGGTTTCGATTCTGATGTACTCAATATGGATGCTGAATCAATGGAATCATCAAGAAATTCCGCAACCACCGTTCCCTCATTCTCCTCATATCGCTCTTCATGGTTCTCTTGGCTTCGATCTCAATTCTATTAACCTCCCTGCTCCATG GTTCATCTATGCCTTTATGGGAGTGGGAGTATTGGTGTGCTGTGTTACCTTCTTGGGTTGCATTGCAGCTGAATTGATTAATGGTTGCTGCTTATGTTTT TACACGCTACTTGTCACAGTAATTCTTCTACTAGAAGCTGTTTTGGTGGGATTCATTGCCATTGATCATCGATGGGAAGAG CATCTTCCCATTGATCCTACTGGCCAACTTGACAGCCTTAAATCTTTCATCAAGGAGAACATGGATATATGTGAATGGGTTGGAATTGCTGTGCTTGTGATTCAG GCCTCATCTCTATTAATGGCATTAGTTTTGCGAGCCTCAGTTTCTTCTAGGAGTGATGATTCAGCTTATGAGGACGAATATGATGCTAGGGTTCCTCTGGTAAGTCCTAAATCTAGCCAAGCATCTGGTTCAAGCAAATTTGATAACCGAGCTAATCACTCCGACATTTGGAGCTCACGGATGAGAGAGAAG